Proteins encoded within one genomic window of Solibaculum mannosilyticum:
- a CDS encoding leucine-rich repeat domain-containing protein: protein MSKKIIALLMAVLLVCTVIGGATVLASSQEVSIPDPVLKSAVCSQLGISSSSKITTAQMEKLEGLAIQNKSSLKSLEGLEAAVNLQRLYVDNCSITSTAPLSGAASLEVLNLSGNPISDISGLAGLENLQHVYLADTGISDLNPLLDSKDALMVLDIARTQVEDFSPLSSLHKLTMLDVSGNASAASAPLDQLGNLNLLFAKNCSLTSVESLASLTGLTRLDLDNNEISDLSSLASLPAIRELYLSGNPLTDSERNQAALGSLNSAGVKVVHDDLLPSDDNIYPEPEDPSLASDVYVLDTARQTVTGVSPETAVSDFLAGFESTGTLRLVDAGGQEVTSGSVGTGMMLESTDMEEPYTVIVYGDVTGDGLINIADLVAVQQHILGESALTGAALQAGHAARPGDASLDEPLNITDLVAIQQHILGDAVIGQK from the coding sequence ATGAGCAAAAAGATCATCGCGTTATTGATGGCAGTCCTGTTGGTCTGCACCGTCATCGGAGGCGCCACTGTTTTGGCCTCCAGCCAGGAAGTTTCCATTCCGGACCCTGTGCTGAAATCGGCTGTTTGCAGCCAATTAGGCATCTCCTCCAGTTCCAAGATCACCACTGCCCAGATGGAGAAATTAGAGGGCCTGGCCATTCAGAACAAATCCTCATTGAAAAGTTTGGAGGGTCTGGAGGCTGCCGTCAACCTACAGCGGCTTTATGTAGACAATTGTTCCATTACCTCCACGGCTCCTCTGTCGGGCGCCGCCAGCCTGGAGGTGCTGAACCTCTCCGGCAACCCGATTTCCGATATCAGCGGTCTGGCGGGCCTTGAAAACCTGCAGCATGTGTACCTGGCCGATACCGGTATCTCAGATCTCAACCCTCTTCTGGATTCCAAGGATGCACTGATGGTGCTGGATATAGCCCGAACCCAAGTGGAGGATTTCTCTCCTCTTTCTTCTCTCCATAAACTGACTATGCTGGATGTATCGGGCAATGCTAGCGCAGCCTCCGCCCCCCTGGATCAACTAGGTAATCTCAATCTTTTGTTTGCGAAAAACTGTTCTTTGACTTCGGTGGAATCCCTCGCTTCTCTCACCGGGCTGACTCGCCTGGATTTGGATAACAATGAAATTTCCGATTTGTCGTCTCTGGCCTCTTTGCCGGCCATCCGGGAACTGTACCTATCCGGCAATCCGCTCACCGATTCCGAACGCAACCAGGCGGCCCTCGGTTCCCTCAATAGCGCAGGGGTCAAAGTGGTGCACGACGATCTTCTCCCATCGGATGACAATATCTATCCTGAGCCGGAAGACCCGTCCTTGGCCAGCGATGTTTACGTGTTGGATACCGCTAGGCAGACAGTGACAGGCGTCTCGCCGGAAACTGCAGTCTCCGACTTCCTGGCAGGTTTCGAGAGTACCGGTACCCTGCGTCTGGTGGACGCCGGCGGACAGGAAGTGACATCCGGTTCAGTGGGCACCGGCATGATGCTGGAATCCACCGATATGGAGGAGCCATATACTGTGATTGTGTACGGCGACGTCACCGGCGACGGCCTTATCAACATTGCCGATCTGGTGGCGGTGCAGCAGCATATCCTAGGCGAGAGCGCATTGACCGGCGCCGCTCTCCAGGCCGGACATGCCGCCCGTCCCGGCGATGCTTCGCTGGACGAACCCCTTAACATTACCGATTTGGTGGCCATCCAACAGCACATTCTGGGTGACGCCGTCATCGGGCAAAAATAA
- a CDS encoding glycine--tRNA ligase, which translates to MLRNDEKTMEKIVALCKGRGFVYPGSEIYGGLSNTWDYGPLGVEFKNNVKRAWHQKFVQESPYNVGLDSAILMNPQVWVASGHVGGFSDPLMDCRDCKTRHRADKLIEDTGVNPAGWSFEEMSQYIKDHNICCPECGSNNFTDIRKFNLMFKTFQGVTEDAKNEIYLRPETAQGIFVNFQNIQRTTRKKLPFGVAQIGKSFRNEITPGNFVFRTREFEQMELEFFCKPGTDLEWFAYWKEYCKQFLLSLGMKEENLRLRDHEQKELSHYSNATTDFEFLFPFGWGELWGIADRTNFDLTQHQNHSGKSMEYFDQEANERYVPYVIEPSLGADRVALAFLCDAYDEEVVDAEKNDVRTVLRLHPVLAPFKAAVLPLSKKLGEKAQEVYQLLCKHFMVDYDDAGSIGKRYRRQDEIGTPFCLTYDFDSLEDNCVTIRHRDTMAQERVAIDELISWIEDKLAF; encoded by the coding sequence ATGCTGCGTAATGACGAAAAAACAATGGAAAAAATCGTGGCGCTGTGCAAGGGTCGCGGGTTTGTATATCCCGGCTCTGAGATCTACGGCGGCCTGAGCAATACATGGGATTACGGCCCCTTGGGCGTGGAATTTAAAAACAATGTCAAAAGGGCCTGGCATCAAAAATTCGTGCAGGAATCCCCCTATAACGTAGGTTTGGATTCGGCTATCCTGATGAACCCGCAGGTATGGGTGGCGTCCGGCCATGTGGGCGGATTCTCCGACCCGCTGATGGACTGCCGCGACTGCAAAACACGCCATCGTGCCGATAAGCTCATTGAAGATACCGGCGTCAATCCGGCCGGCTGGAGCTTTGAGGAAATGTCCCAGTACATCAAGGATCATAACATCTGCTGTCCGGAATGCGGCAGCAACAATTTTACCGATATCCGCAAATTTAATCTGATGTTTAAGACCTTCCAGGGCGTCACCGAGGATGCGAAAAATGAGATTTATCTGCGTCCTGAAACCGCCCAGGGTATCTTTGTCAACTTCCAGAATATCCAGCGCACCACCCGCAAGAAACTTCCCTTTGGCGTGGCTCAGATCGGCAAATCCTTCCGCAACGAGATTACGCCCGGCAACTTCGTGTTTAGGACTCGGGAATTCGAACAGATGGAACTGGAGTTCTTCTGTAAGCCCGGCACCGATCTGGAATGGTTTGCCTACTGGAAGGAGTACTGCAAACAGTTCCTCCTGAGCCTTGGCATGAAGGAGGAAAATCTCCGTCTGCGCGACCACGAGCAGAAGGAGCTCTCCCATTATTCCAACGCCACCACCGACTTTGAATTCCTCTTCCCCTTCGGATGGGGTGAACTGTGGGGCATCGCAGACCGCACCAATTTTGACCTGACTCAGCATCAGAATCACTCTGGCAAGAGCATGGAATATTTTGACCAGGAGGCAAATGAACGGTACGTTCCCTATGTCATTGAGCCCTCTTTGGGAGCCGACCGTGTGGCGTTGGCTTTCCTGTGCGACGCTTATGATGAGGAAGTGGTGGATGCAGAAAAGAACGATGTGCGCACAGTATTGCGTCTGCATCCGGTTCTAGCTCCTTTTAAAGCCGCCGTACTGCCTCTTTCCAAAAAGCTGGGGGAAAAGGCGCAGGAGGTTTACCAGCTTCTGTGCAAGCATTTTATGGTGGACTACGACGATGCCGGTTCCATCGGCAAACGGTACCGCCGCCAGGATGAGATCGGTACCCCCTTCTGCCTGACCTATGATTTTGATAGCCTGGAGGACAACTGTGTCACCATCCGCCATCGGGATACCATGGCTCAGGAGCGCGTAGCTATCGATGAATTGATCTCCTGGATTGAGGATAAGCTGGCCTTTTAA
- a CDS encoding DUF1015 domain-containing protein: MADIKAFRALRFDCQKAGDIAELTCPPYDIISEQQRLEYIEKNENNVIRLELPREGEDPYAQAGRLEQQWEEEGILKRDEQECTYIYEEEFTVKGITRSIKGIVCLVKLTPFSEGVVLPHEFTLSKAKEDRFNLMKSTFCNFSQIYSLYMDDGNTRPLIEEASSGVPDQEFCDQSGIIHRLWAVADPDLAQKLSEQFKSRKLYIADGHHRYETALNFRDYAREQGLAKEGDPVDYCMMMLVDMEHPGLVVFPTHRVVTGLENFDPANALGKCSEYFELKPMDSIDNMEQVLEGLYEEGKTAFGLYMGGKGWQCLTLRDQGVMDRLLPDLSPASRHMDVTVLHTLILERLFGIDKENMANQKNLVYVKQMEEAIDAVRNGGANFAFLLNPTRVTEIRDVAAAGEKMPQKSTYFYPKLITGLVMNKLK; this comes from the coding sequence ATGGCTGACATCAAAGCCTTCCGCGCCCTGCGGTTTGACTGTCAAAAAGCGGGAGACATCGCCGAACTCACCTGCCCGCCTTACGATATCATCAGCGAGCAGCAGCGTCTGGAATACATTGAGAAAAACGAGAATAACGTCATTCGTCTGGAACTCCCCCGGGAGGGAGAGGATCCCTATGCCCAGGCCGGCCGGTTGGAACAGCAGTGGGAAGAAGAGGGTATCCTCAAGCGGGACGAGCAGGAATGTACCTATATCTATGAAGAGGAGTTCACTGTGAAGGGGATCACCCGCAGCATCAAGGGTATTGTATGCTTAGTAAAGCTGACTCCCTTCTCGGAGGGTGTGGTTCTGCCCCATGAATTTACCCTTTCCAAGGCAAAAGAGGATCGTTTTAATCTGATGAAGTCCACCTTCTGCAACTTCAGCCAGATTTATTCCCTGTATATGGACGACGGCAATACCCGTCCCCTGATCGAAGAAGCTTCGTCCGGAGTACCCGATCAGGAATTCTGCGACCAGTCGGGCATAATCCATCGTCTGTGGGCGGTGGCCGATCCGGATCTGGCTCAAAAGCTGTCTGAACAATTTAAGAGCCGCAAGCTCTACATTGCCGACGGCCATCATCGCTATGAGACGGCCCTCAATTTCCGGGACTATGCTCGGGAACAGGGTCTGGCAAAAGAGGGCGATCCGGTAGACTACTGCATGATGATGCTGGTGGATATGGAGCATCCCGGACTTGTGGTATTCCCCACCCATCGAGTGGTCACCGGCTTGGAGAATTTTGATCCCGCCAATGCTTTGGGCAAATGCAGCGAGTATTTTGAACTCAAGCCCATGGACAGCATCGACAATATGGAACAGGTCTTGGAAGGCCTGTATGAAGAGGGTAAGACGGCTTTTGGCCTCTATATGGGCGGCAAAGGCTGGCAGTGCCTGACCCTGCGGGATCAGGGCGTTATGGACCGGCTGCTGCCCGATTTGAGTCCGGCGTCCCGGCACATGGATGTGACGGTGCTGCATACCTTGATTTTGGAACGTCTTTTTGGCATCGACAAGGAAAATATGGCCAATCAGAAAAACCTTGTGTATGTCAAGCAGATGGAGGAAGCCATTGATGCTGTGCGAAACGGCGGTGCAAACTTTGCCTTCCTGCTCAACCCCACCCGCGTCACTGAGATCCGGGATGTGGCTGCGGCTGGGGAAAAGATGCCGCAGAAATCTACTTATTTTTATCCCAAGCTGATCACCGGCCTGGTGATGAATAAGCTGAAGTAA
- a CDS encoding cadherin-like beta sandwich domain-containing protein, protein MKKSIRAMSLSIALCLLFALLPVLPVSAASSATLTVSSTQLLPGDTVTVTVGYSSSEPLRGSDITVKYPSDIFDYAGHTFADRNNMSGSSAPTSDCLQFLSWYDTPGSSGQTSLTLGTITLEVKDSPAASGEIIVTRAEGSSGTTGKLVFLGTTSVTVSTQSPQEEDPPEEQPTPSEQPSEPEKESSNLLKSLTVSNATLSPAFNPDQPADSYSCSVPYEVESLDIKAVPVDSDASISIQNNKLKASGVTNVTVTVTPAAGSGLEKRHYTIAATRAAPPDAPALDSLEIPDVQLSPDFSPDVMDYHCQVPYETTALDINAICSDPDAVVELSDLSLASEGVTDITVTVSKDGYNPRVYTISVTRKDPHSSRLKSLSIVEAQLFPSFEEQSEPGAIFTCTVPYETESLHITAVPEDSAATIQIENNILIPGSTSRITITVSCEDQEDSLYYIDATRLAQSAEEEQEEDSNSSPAGTTQLIVAIAVVVIGAGIGIAVFVLYLKRNNRKS, encoded by the coding sequence ATGAAGAAATCTATCCGGGCTATGAGTTTATCGATAGCTCTTTGCCTATTATTCGCATTACTTCCCGTGCTGCCGGTATCGGCGGCAAGCAGCGCTACATTGACGGTTTCGTCCACCCAGCTTTTGCCGGGGGACACGGTAACGGTAACAGTGGGATATTCCAGCAGCGAGCCTTTGCGCGGCTCTGACATTACGGTAAAATATCCGTCGGATATATTTGACTATGCGGGTCACACTTTTGCCGATCGTAATAATATGTCCGGCAGCTCGGCTCCCACAAGCGACTGCCTCCAGTTTTTATCCTGGTACGACACCCCCGGTTCTTCGGGACAAACTTCCTTGACTTTGGGTACCATAACCCTTGAGGTAAAGGATTCCCCCGCCGCCTCCGGAGAGATCATCGTCACTCGGGCCGAAGGCAGCAGTGGAACAACCGGTAAACTTGTTTTTCTGGGCACCACTTCGGTGACGGTTTCTACCCAGTCTCCACAAGAGGAAGACCCTCCGGAAGAACAGCCGACCCCATCAGAACAGCCTTCCGAACCGGAAAAGGAATCTTCCAACCTTCTGAAGTCCCTGACGGTGTCCAACGCCACCCTGTCCCCGGCTTTTAACCCGGATCAACCAGCCGATAGTTATTCCTGCAGCGTCCCTTACGAGGTGGAGTCGCTGGATATCAAAGCAGTGCCCGTCGATTCAGATGCTTCTATCTCGATCCAGAACAACAAGCTTAAGGCAAGTGGGGTCACCAATGTCACTGTAACGGTCACCCCGGCAGCCGGCAGCGGATTGGAAAAACGACATTACACCATCGCAGCAACCCGGGCGGCACCGCCCGATGCCCCGGCTTTGGATTCATTGGAGATCCCGGACGTCCAACTTTCCCCGGATTTCTCCCCCGACGTGATGGATTACCATTGCCAAGTCCCTTATGAAACTACGGCTCTGGATATCAACGCCATATGCTCTGATCCAGACGCTGTTGTGGAACTCAGCGATCTGAGCCTGGCTTCGGAGGGCGTCACTGACATTACCGTCACGGTCTCAAAAGACGGTTACAATCCCCGGGTCTACACCATTTCGGTTACACGTAAGGATCCTCATTCCAGCCGGCTGAAATCCCTGTCCATTGTGGAAGCCCAGTTGTTCCCTTCCTTTGAAGAACAAAGTGAACCTGGGGCTATCTTTACCTGTACGGTTCCTTATGAAACGGAGTCCCTACACATCACCGCCGTCCCAGAGGACAGCGCTGCCACCATCCAGATTGAAAATAATATCCTCATCCCTGGATCTACTTCACGGATCACCATCACGGTTTCCTGCGAGGATCAAGAGGACAGCCTTTACTACATCGACGCCACCCGTCTCGCCCAGTCCGCGGAAGAAGAACAAGAAGAGGATTCCAATTCCTCGCCGGCAGGGACGACACAGCTTATCGTGGCCATTGCTGTGGTCGTAATCGGCGCCGGAATCGGCATTGCAGTGTTTGTCCTCTATCTCAAGCGAAACAACAGAAAATCATAA
- a CDS encoding RNA 2'-phosphotransferase — translation MNVTKTSRFISLILRHRPQVIGITLDEHGWANVDELIAGVNKTHPLDRDTLEEIVRTDEKQRYSFNEDHTLIRANQGHSIAVDVELEEAVPPEFLWHGTGEKYTGSIDTHGLIPKTRLYVHLSGDIDTAHKVGSRHGNPVIYRVSSREMYNAGFSFYRSVNGVWLTKNVPVSYLQKQD, via the coding sequence ATGAACGTAACAAAGACGAGCCGTTTTATCAGCTTAATCTTAAGACATAGACCCCAAGTCATCGGCATCACGCTGGATGAGCACGGTTGGGCCAACGTGGATGAATTGATTGCAGGCGTTAATAAAACCCATCCACTGGACCGGGACACCTTGGAGGAAATCGTAAGGACCGATGAAAAACAGCGGTATTCTTTCAACGAGGACCATACATTGATCCGGGCCAATCAGGGACATTCCATCGCTGTGGACGTGGAACTGGAAGAGGCCGTTCCGCCGGAATTTCTCTGGCATGGTACAGGGGAAAAGTATACGGGTTCCATTGATACGCATGGACTGATCCCCAAAACCCGGCTCTACGTACACCTTTCAGGCGATATCGATACCGCCCATAAAGTGGGGAGCCGACATGGGAATCCAGTGATCTATCGCGTGTCGAGCCGTGAGATGTACAACGCCGGCTTTTCCTTTTATCGTTCGGTCAACGGCGTCTGGCTCACAAAGAACGTCCCTGTCTCTTATCTGCAAAAACAGGATTAA